Sequence from the Larimichthys crocea isolate SSNF chromosome XXIII, L_crocea_2.0, whole genome shotgun sequence genome:
GAGGGCAAGTCCGGAGTCACGTGGCCGATTGGAATCAACCCTCCCTTCAAGCCAAGAACCCGTTTTGAGGTCATAAACTGGGAGTACTTCACAGAAGAGCATATTTACTCGTGCGTTGACAGCTCACCCAAGTGTGAGATGAAAGGGGCCGACCGTGCCGACGTAAACGCGGTTCTGGAGATCGCCGTGGAGCGTCTGAACGAGCGCTACCAGCCCCAGCTCCGCTTCCGTAAGCGGCGTCTGCTGAACGGTTACCGCCGCTTTGATCCCACGCGTGGTATGGAGTACATGCTGGACCTCGCGCTGGAAGCTTACACCCAGAAAGGCCACAGTCAAGTCATCGCCAAACGGGTTAACTTGTTGCGGCCTTTAAGTGCAGTTGAGATTATCCCCATGCCTTATGTGACGGAGGCGACACGGGTGCAGGTCATCCTACCCGTCACTGCCCAGGATCAGGACTTTGTTGGTAACTTCCTGGATATGTACGTGATGAACACTTTGGACACCCACGATAATGTTTTACTCACGTTCTTGTTCATCTACGATCCCTTTGACGCGCAGCGAGTCAGCCAGACGGACGTGTTCGCCGGCATTAAGGCCATGATCGGGGAGGTGGAGAAGCGCTACGGAGACGTGAAGATCCCCTGGATCAGCGTGAAGACGGAGGTGCCCTCGCAGGTGAAGCTGATGGACATCATCTCTAAGAAGCACCCGGTGGACACGCTGTTCTTCCTCGCCAGTGTGTGGACCGAGGTCAACGCTGACTTCCTGAATCGCTGCAGGATGAACGCCATCAGCAACTGGCAGGTCTTCTTCCCCATCCACTTCCAAGAGTACAGCCCCGCCGTCGTCTACCGTGACCAGCAGCCCTCTGCCGCCTCTTCCTCTTTCGCCTCGGAGTCGCTTCGAGACGGCCACTTCGACCGCCACGTCTTCGACGAGGCCTGCTTTTACAACGCGGACTACATGACCGCGCGGACCAAGATGGCTGCGGACATCTTGGACAacgaggagctgctggagagcATGGACGTGTACGACATATTCGTGCGTTACTCGGGGCTGCACGTGTTCAGAGCCGTGGAGCCGGCTCTCATCCAGAAGTACGTGCGTCGAACGTGCAACCCGCGATTCAGCGAGGACATCTACCACCGCTGCGTCCTCAGCAACCTCGAGGGTCTGGGGTCACGCTCGCACCTCGCCATGGCTCTTTTTGAACAAGAGCA
This genomic interval carries:
- the chpf2 gene encoding chondroitin sulfate glucuronyltransferase, whose protein sequence is MRLSSFLAVFRPALPLILGLSLGCSLSLLMVSWTQGDTDDSCRDELGNGRLFLGRGDAQRDSRDGAADEDFQPRIVPYHKDPNKPHKKVLRTRYIHTELGIRERLLVGVLTSRATLNTLAVAVNRTVAHHFHRTFFFTGLRSPKVPHGMTVVAHGDDRPVWLMYETVRHLHQHYGSDYDWFFLAQDDTYMQADRLSELVGHLSAGQDLYMGRAEEFIGGEEKARYCHGGYGYLLSRSLLGRLQPHLDTCRNDILSVRPDEWLGRCIIDYLGLSCVEVHQEMTYRYFELGKNADPEREDSAQFKNAFTVHPISEPNLMYRLHKRFSQIELEWTYLQIQQLQMQINNLSDLTPEGKSGVTWPIGINPPFKPRTRFEVINWEYFTEEHIYSCVDSSPKCEMKGADRADVNAVLEIAVERLNERYQPQLRFRKRRLLNGYRRFDPTRGMEYMLDLALEAYTQKGHSQVIAKRVNLLRPLSAVEIIPMPYVTEATRVQVILPVTAQDQDFVGNFLDMYVMNTLDTHDNVLLTFLFIYDPFDAQRVSQTDVFAGIKAMIGEVEKRYGDVKIPWISVKTEVPSQVKLMDIISKKHPVDTLFFLASVWTEVNADFLNRCRMNAISNWQVFFPIHFQEYSPAVVYRDQQPSAASSSFASESLRDGHFDRHVFDEACFYNADYMTARTKMAADILDNEELLESMDVYDIFVRYSGLHVFRAVEPALIQKYVRRTCNPRFSEDIYHRCVLSNLEGLGSRSHLAMALFEQEQANST